One Pseudorca crassidens isolate mPseCra1 chromosome 21, mPseCra1.hap1, whole genome shotgun sequence DNA segment encodes these proteins:
- the LOC137216169 gene encoding L-lactate dehydrogenase A-like 6B — translation MSWAVRMQRARQRVGAVRLNCLCPGMVLSPCQPAGIAHRGTWPIAPASKMATVKCELMKNFPSEEPVRCNKISIVGAGSVGMACAISILLKGLSDELALVDVDGGRLKGETADLQHGSHFVRMPNIISSEDYLVTANSNLVIITAGARQEKGETRLNLVQRNFAIFKLIISSIVQYSPRCKLIVVSNPVDILTYVAWKLSGFPQNRIIGSGCNLDTARFRFFIGRRLGIHPESCHGWILGEHGDSSVPVWSGVNIAGVPLKDLNVDIGTDKDPEQWKNVHKDVVASAYEIIKTKGYTSWAIGLSVADLTESIVKNLRRVHPVSTRIKGLYGINEEVFLSVPCILGGSGITNLIKVKLAPEEETHLQKSAKTLWEIQKELKF, via the coding sequence ATGAGCTGGGCTGTGCGAATGCAGCGGGCCAGGCAGAGAGTGGGCGCTGTGAGACTGAATTGCCTGTGCCCGGGAATGGTGTTGAGTCCCTGCCAGCCGGCAGGCATCGCCCACAGAGGCACCTGGCCCATCGCCCCCGCGTCCAAGATGGCTACGGTCAAGTGTGAGCTTATGAAGAATTTCCCCTCAGAGGAGCCCGTTCGTTGCAATAAGATCTCCATTGTAGGAGCTGGATCGGTTGGCATGGCCTGTGCTATCAGCATCCTGTTAAAAGGCCTGAGTGATGAACTTGCCTTGGTGGATGTTGATGGAGGCAGACTGAAGGGTGAGACAGCGGATCTTCAGCATGGCAGCCATTTTGTGAGAATGCCCAATATTATTTCCAGCGAAGATTACCTTGTCACTGCAAACTCCAACCTCGTGATTATCACAGCAGGTGCACGccaggaaaaaggagaaacacgccTTAATTTAGTCCAGCGAAATTTCGCCATCTTTAAGTTAATAATTTCCAGTATTGTTCAGTACAGTCCTCGCTGCAAACTGATTGTTGTTTCCAATCCAGTGGATATCTTAACTTACGTAGCCTGGAAGTTGAGTGGATTTCCCCAAAACCGTATTATTGGAAGTGGTTGTAATCTGGACACTGCCCGTTTCCGTTTCTTCATCGGGCGGAGGCTTGGTATCCATCCTGAAAGCTGTCATGGGTGGATCCTTGGAGAGCATGGAGACTCAAGTGTTCCTGTGTGGAGTGGAGTGAACATCGCTGGTGTCCCTCTGAAGGATCTGAACGTAGATATAGGAACTGATAAAGATCCTGAGCAGTGGAAAAATGTGCACAAAGATGTGGTTGCTAGCGCCTATGAGATTATTAAAACGAAAGGTTATACTTCTTGGGCCATTGGCCTGTCTGTAGCTGACTTAACAGAAAGTATTGTGAAGAATCTTAGGAGAGTGCATCCGGTTTCCACCAGAATTAAGGGTCTCTATGGAATAAATGAAGAAGTATTCCTCAGTGTTCCTTGTATCCTGGGAGGGAGTGGTATTACCAACCTTATAAAAGTAAAGTTGGCCCCTGAAGAAGAGACCCATCTGCAGAAGAGTGCAAAAACACTTTGGGAAATTCAAAAGGAGCTTAAGTTTTAA